In Lotus japonicus ecotype B-129 chromosome 5, LjGifu_v1.2, one genomic interval encodes:
- the LOC130719009 gene encoding uncharacterized protein LOC130719009: MHDDGGSPFAAEAMTLREGLQLAWNKGYRKVSVGIDYEELVSLANDSNGDIIRVHPQASIIRDIKLLLGLDWRVELSWIPCDANAAAHWLAKQGAHSSLPGLQLVTNVAPELEWLIFKDALIVP, translated from the coding sequence ATGCACGATGATGGTGGATCACCTTTCGCGGCTGAAGCTATGACCCTCCGAGAAGGACTGCAGTTGGCATGGAATAAAGGTTATAGAAAAGTATCTGTAGGGATAGACTACGAAGAGCTCGTTTCTCTCGCTAATGATTCTAACGGCGACATAATTCGGGTCCATCCTCAAGCTTCTATTATTCGTGACATTAAGCTTCTTCTGGGCTTGGACTGGCGAGTTGAGCTTTCTTGGATTCCCTGTGATGCTAATGCAGCAGCTCATTGGTTGGCCAAGCAGGGTGCTCATTCATCCCTTCCTGGGCTACAATTGGTGACTAATGTTGCTCCTGAGTTAGAGTGGCTGATCTTTAAGGATGCCTTAATTGTTCCTTAG